The Neoasaia chiangmaiensis sequence TGTCCTGCTGCCATTCATCGCCCGGTTGCGACAGGAGGCACCAGGCATCACCCTTGCGGTTTACCCGCTGGATGATGCCCGGCTTCAGGAGCAGTTGGAGAAAGGTCAGCTCGACATGGCGCTGGTCACGCCGGAGACCTGCCCGCCCGACCTGCTGTCATCAAAGCTGTTTCATGAAGAGTATATCTGCGCGGCGCGGAAGAACCATCCGACCGCGGGCATGCACATGACGCTGGATCAGTATTGCGCGGCCGGTCACATCATAGTCTCGTATGAAGGCGGGCGGTTCTGCGGCGCGACAGACAGGCAACTCGAAACACTTGGACGCAGGCGTCATGTCGCCCTGTCCGTGCCGAATTTCCTGGCACTTCCGGATATTCTTCTGAAGACGGACCTGATCACGATGGCGCCCCGCAGACTGCTGCATGGGCGGAAGGATCTTGTGCTGTTCAGTCCACCCAGTCCCCTGACTGTGCCTGGCTTTGACAAGATTCTTGCCTGGCACTGCCGTACCGGGAGCGACCCCCGATACCAATGGTTACGTGGCAAAGTAGCAGACAGCATCAAGTGCGTTTCAGAGCATGCCTAGCGAGACTTGATGTTTGCTAGCGGGTAAATCATCTGAGCTATTTGGATGTCCGAAACGCGGGCGGAAGCTGACGTGCCTTTGAATGCATAAACTCTACGTTTTATGAGGGCAGGGGCCATTTATTTCAGTAAGAGTTCATGCATGGGCAGAAAAAAGGTCATTAAAACATCCTCTTAATCCCGCTTTGCTCTCAACATGCGATTGCTGCAAGCTGAGAAGCAATCCTGCCCCCGCAATACCCGATACCGACACTCCCGAAGCCCTGGCTCCGGGAGTGTTCGCGTTTTTGGCCCCTGCGTCGCGTGAGGCCGCGAAATCCAGCAGTGTGCCTAGTTCGCCATGGAGCGTGGCGTGCATCTCGCCCCGGCCCTTGCCGGGATTAAGCACGATCTTCTCGATCAGCGCGCGGATGGCCTCTGAAGCTTCCTGCCGGTCCTCGGGATGGTTCAGGGTGTCGGCCAGCCGTTCGACCTTCTGTTTAAAAATTCCGGCGACGTTCGGGTGAATGTCCGGCACATCCTGGGGCTGGGCAGCGAGCAGGGCGACCAGTTCATCCTCGCGGGCTTCTATTTCGCGCATGCGCTCGACC is a genomic window containing:
- a CDS encoding LysR family transcriptional regulator; translated protein: MGDIRTLDLNLLRALDMLLEEGSVTRAAERLGVTQPAVSNMLTRLRENFGDPLLVRTQRGMTPTTRALDLVAPLKRILCEIGTLCQPDAFDPVSASFTVAIAATDYALQVVLLPFIARLRQEAPGITLAVYPLDDARLQEQLEKGQLDMALVTPETCPPDLLSSKLFHEEYICAARKNHPTAGMHMTLDQYCAAGHIIVSYEGGRFCGATDRQLETLGRRRHVALSVPNFLALPDILLKTDLITMAPRRLLHGRKDLVLFSPPSPLTVPGFDKILAWHCRTGSDPRYQWLRGKVADSIKCVSEHA